GCTTGGCTCCCCCGAGCTTTGGGATCCAGCCGTGCCACACGACCTcgcccatccctccctccaaggGCAAACCTGCAAAGGTGCCCGACCAGTCCCAGCCGGCTGGGAGGGGCACATAGGCAGGGCTGGGCCTTCATCAGCCCGAGGTGGGGAGCTGGAGGAGCTGAGCCAGACTGGCTGCGGAGGAATAAAGGCAGCTCCTGGAAATTAATTCCTAGACACATCGAGATTGATGGGGGCTGCAGCACTGCGGCCGGTGATGAGTCCCCGTAGCTATTACAGCCGCTATTTATCCTGCCTGCCATGATTAAATAAACATCTTCAGAGCCCCCCCTCCcgcacctccctccccccgccagccAGAGGACTGTAATTTACACACAGGGACAGCCCCTCTAGCTCAGATTTGTCTTGTGTAGCCCTGGCTTCATCCATCATCCGTGCCTCTCTCTGGTGCAATTACCTGCTTCTCCTTCCCCGGTTTCTGCCCCGAGGAGGCAGGAATTACAACACAAAGGACCTTGTCCATCAGGAAACCTCACCTCCTGGCACTAAAGCCAGTGCCGCTGACAGCCTCTCGCACCATTGCCCTGGGGGAGAGGTTCCTCCCCCCACatcctgcgggggggggggggggggctctgtctGCATTGAGTCCTGCTGGGATTTGTGAGGGCTGAGAGTGGCTTTGCAAACGGAGGGGAGGGACTGCACCTCTTGTCTCTCGGTGCCTTGGAGGGGCAGAGGTCGGGGGGTCAAAGCCTGACGAAGGGGGCTGGCTATGGAAGGGAACAACAGAGGCTGACCTTGGCTGAGGCTCATCAAACTCACTGCACACAGGCCAGCAAAACAGCCCTCTGGTCCCCGACTCCGGCCTGTCACAAAGCCCCCGAAGGAGGCCGGACTTTTCAGAGCCCGAGCGAGTGACAGAGACGCACTTCCACCACCCCAGCGCTTCGCCGGCGGCCCCTGCCATCGCCTCCAGCAGCCAAGAAACCAGCGCTAATTGGGCAGATTTATGGGGCAGCCAATGTTACAATGACAGCACGTCAAGCTGTCCCGGCAATAAAAGACATCGTGAAAAGAAAGCAAGAGATGCCTCCCTCTTAGTGGCACCAGAGCTGGCTGAAGGTGCCCTGCATCTGTAGCGAGTCGAGGGCCCTCGGGTTTGCTCCCTCCTGCTGTTTGCCCAGCCCCAAATCCCAGCTGGGACTCCTTCCTCTGTGCAGAGAAGCAGGCCAAGCATTGCCTTTAACAGAGAGATAGGGAGTGAAGGAGGAGCCGGGGCTGGGGACAGCAGGCAGAGAACCGACCAGCCAAATCCATgctccagctgcagcccaggctgggagCATTGGTGAGATGAGTTGAGAGGGTCTCAGTCACTTCCCGCTGCGGCTCCCCGGCACTTGGGCCCCCTCATTGGCAAACCGAGTGGAAAGGCCAAGGGCTGAGCAGGCAATGGGGACTGAACGCCCAAAGGCAAGACAGGGGCATGGGCAGGGAGAGGCTTTTACCACCCTCTTGAGAGTAGAGAGGATTTGGGGCTTGGGGCAGCTTCCACCAACACCATGTTCACATCCCCACTGGAGACCCCTGGGCTCTTTCTGTCATTGCTACCGAGAGCAGGTTGGGGGGGAGGAAGGCTCTCGCCTTTCCAAAGCGCCCTGCCCAGAGGCTGAGCACTGCCTAGCTCGTATCAGCAGGGACCCCTTTGCTGTTCCTTCCTCCCTTAGGTGGCAGGGGTGGGCTGGATATGAAGAATCCCCTTAGCAATAATCGCTGGTGCTtccctgggctgtgggggggctgAGACACAGgctgaggggcaggggcagccggAGGCTGCCCTGacagcaccccctcccctgccccgccccagggaGAGCTGAGTGATCTCACTGACTTCCATAGGACAGGGGCAGGCAGGGCGAGACCCCAGCAGCTTATAGACCCAGATCAATGGCTGCAGGGGTAGCTCTGGGAAGCTTTTGGGTGCTTAAAAGCCATGGTGTGACACTAATCCACAgcagaggaaggaggggagggtgcCGAGGGCTGCATGGCTACACCACTCAGGTGATGAGCTGCCTCAGATCTGAGcctatccccaccccactgcccagaAAGGCAGCATAGTCCAATGGGTAGATTCAATTCTGCTGACCTCAATTCTGTAAGTCACttccccctgctctgtgcctcagtttccccatctataccaTGGGACTAATGAGCCTCCCCTTTGGCAAGTGCTTTGGGGTGTCCAGAATCACAGTACTAAATAAGGGCTGTGCATGGGGGTGCCTCACTAGGGTATCCTCCTGCCCAGCAAGTCCAGTGACGCCTCCCTCCAATGACACGGCCTGGCAGGGAGCGTTACCTAAAAGTGCAAGCACTGGGCCAGGAACCCCCAAGCTAGAATCCTGGCTCTGCTCAAAGGAGAGAGCTCAGGCCAAAAGTGGCCCCTGATTTCAGCTGCCCCCATCTTTGCAGGCACAGCTCAAGGGGTAGAACGGGGAAGGAGCTCGGGTGCCAGCTCGACACTCAGGtccaagtcccagctctgccactgactccccgTGTGATCTTGGCAAGTCACGTTGGCCCAGGTCCTCCatggctcctaactcccattagAACTAATGCTTGGGGGTGCTGGCATTCCTGGCTCCTTCTTTTAATCTGTGCCCCccccacagggctgcccagaggattcagggggcctggggcaaagcaatttgggggaccccttccataaaaaaaagttgcaatactatagaataatattctcatggggggccctgtggggcccagggcctggggcaaactgccccacttgcccccccactctgggcagccctgctcccacagcAGCGGCTGTGACTGTTAAAGCCATAAAAGGCACAGGAAAGCTGTAGCCACCCAGTGTGCTGCTCATTCAAGTGCTTTAGTGCCTAATTAACTCCCAATAATCCAAGGCAATGAACCAGGCACGTTCAGCAGCCAGTCACCAGGGGTTAATGGAGAGGGAGGAACTCCACCCGCTGCACCTGAGCCCAGGGCGGGGTTGCTGCAGCCAGGCCCAGAGTGTTTAAATTCCCTGGCAGTTCAGGCTGTGTGGGGCTTTGGGTGATGGACTGGGGCAGTGACATtcagcctggggctcctggggGGCTGGAGACTgtgtctgagattttcaaaggggtctgTGCTAGCATTTGAAATAtattaggggtctgcaaatgaaccAACATTGGggtatggaggaggaggaggagatgccaaGGCCAGGCTAGGAATAAATACAATTAAAGGGTCAAAACCCAGTGAGGCCAGGGCTATTGGCCAGGCTCTAGGATGGGCCGTTCTCTTCCCCGATTGGGGAATGCAGCCTGCTCCTTCAGCCCTGGGTTGGGACAGAGAACAGTTGCTgctctggggggggctgggatttGCAGGGGCTGGTAGGGAGAGACGCGTGGGCCTGAAGGAGAATTTCTGCTCTCTCCAGAGCAGGATCCGCACGTCCGTGCTGGGGGGTGACAGCAGCACAAAATGGGTTGAAATGAGGAAGGCGTCTGGAAATTTCAATGACCCTTTTTCCCATTGATGAGACCTTGCTGCTGCTCAACCAGCCCCGTGCCCCTGGGGGACCTGCCGTGCCACGCATCCACAGGGAGAAGAGCTGCCTcatcccagcaggggagggggatcagCTTAGGGGACAGTGTTGAGCTACCGTAGCCCACACAGGAGTCAAGTTTAAGGGCTCAGGCCTTCTCTGCAagggaagaaaagagcctcaaGCTGCAGGACAGGGAGGGTGGTTGACAGCTCTGGTCGTCAGGCCCTGTGGAACTCCCTTCCACAAGGGTAACACTTGTCTGGGCAGGGGCCAGAACTTCCTCAGGGGCCAGTCCCAAGCTGCAGgatgaactcccccaggaacgAGGGGCCATCCCAAACCAGCCTGGTGCCCACCACTCCAGgcggtgccctgccctgccttctcCAACCCAAACACAGCAGTGCAGACATGTAGAGATCCAGAACCCTCAcggtgcagggaggggagagagaacaaATCCTGGGTACCAGATGTGAGTCACACAGCTTAGTGCCCGCCTGGGCGGCGCTGAGACCCTAGTAGAATGGGGCACCTGAGTAGGagccggggggtggggaagaaaacaCTGAGCATCAAGGCAGCCCGGCTCGTTACACAAAGCACAAGGCTGGGGAGTTCGTTctcccacagctgcctgtgtgaccttgtgcaggtcacttcccccacacacattatgtgcctcagtttccccctctgtaaagcGAGGATAATGAGCCTGACCCGCTCTGCTAAACCCAGCACGCGCTATGTTTTATGTTCTCGCTGAGTGTTCAGCGTGCCCCATGGCCTGCTGCGGTGCCAGTGCAACTGCCCACGGATCTCAGCGCTGCCCCCCGGGGGAGGGGCTGTTACCGTTCAGATTGGACGTGAAGCAGAAGGCGTCGTAGCGCTCGTCGTCCTTGTGCCGGTACCCATAGGTCCTGACCCCGACGGGGGTGTCTTTGCGGCCGCACTCGTCTCGGGGCCTGGAGATGGGGTACTGCACAGAGCCGTCCTCCAGCCACCCGGCATTGCACCAGTCCATGCCCTCCAGCCAGGCCTTGTGCAGCTGGTCGTATGAAGCCAGGATGCCGTCCTGGGCCAGACACGCCTCCTGGGCCTCATGGTAGTTGAGGGTGTAGCGGCCGAGGCGCGGGTGGTACGGGAAGATCACTCCTACAGGGACACGCAAGCAGAGCAAGGCGCTGGCTGGGGGGTCTTACAACAATCGTCAaatggggagctgcacagggcggGGAAAGGGCCGTTGGCTCTCAGGCTTCAGGGCCCTAGCTGGGCattgcaggggtcaggaagggatttctccccccacctcctcaagCACATTACTTTACAATTGCTCAAGTCTATTACGGGttccccccctccaccttcctctgaagaatcagttactggccactgctggaggagGGACGCTGGGCTAGAGGGACCCATGGtctgctccaggggccacacgGGAAGCCTGGCCTCCTGCCTCCTGGTCCTGTGAGCCAACCTCCAGCCCACACTTCCTACCTCTCATCACCCCTCCCATCTCCTCTcaccactagtccccactcccctcctagagctggaTATAGGGCCCAGGAGGCCTGTCCTCTGCTCTAGTCACTTGACCACATTCTCCTCTCAGTGCCCGGCTGTCCCCTGAACCGGCTCTAACCCCGGGGAGACATGCTCCCCTGTGTAAAATAGGAACCAGCTGAACTTTCATCCAAAGCTTGAGCCTAATACCAGCTGCCACTAGCCCTGGGGCTGCTGTCCAGGTGGCAGGCACAGCGCAGGTGATGGGACTTCTCTGCCCTGGCAGCTGCTGGGTTTTTCTCTGGCCTGGGCACGTAACACTTGCTTTTGAAAAGAAAGTAGGACAAAGTGAGCTGCAAGGCAGCTTCCCGGCACCGCAGCTGGGAGTGACGGATGCAGCTctcagccctgccaccccagcaccGACTCCTGCGCCACCTTGCCGGGAGCCGGTGTCTGGGTTCTGCCAGGCCGCAGAGCGAGGTGATAGAGAGGCATGCTCCAAGGGCACCTCTCCAGCAGTTGtgtgctgtcctcccacactcaTTCAGATCACCTTCCCACCGATGCAGGATTACCCGCTCTGAGGAAAGCAAACCCAGTGTGAGGCAGTGATTACAGCAGGACAGAAGGGAGTCTGGCCGCCTGGGGGCAGtgaatctagtggttagagcaaaggaCGGGGAAGTCAGGATTCCTGGCTGTGTcattctctctgaccttggccaagtcatgtATCTCTCCGGCTGGCTGGCTGCAAAGAGAGGgcgactcccccctccccaggttaATGGATTGTTTGCAAAAATGCTTAGAGAACCTCAGACAAGAGGTGTCTGCTAATGACCGCGCCTGGACATGTACCTCCACTCAGTGTTCTGACTGCATGGACATCACACCAGGACCTTGTCTACGCTACAGGTGACGTCAGTATAATTTACCTCAGTCAGGAGTGTGAataatccacagccctgagcgatTAAAGTTACACctgctggagtgccagtgtagacagcacaaaACCAGTCTCTAAGGCCACGCCTGGGCTAGGAAGCtcacagcagcactgctgcaccAGTACATTCATTTTGCTGACGTGAGtggtagtgcagacatggcctaagtgggAGTGCACCGTTTTTTGTCTCCGTACGGTAGCTGGGCACGGCAGTCCAGGATTTACGAGCACGTGTTGGGTAGTCAGGCCATGTGTGCATGCAAAAGTGTGCACATAAAACTGGGTGTGCAATGCAGCCTGGGACTTGCAAGCTGCCTGCTAGTGTCTCCGGGATTCCCTTTACCTTCCAGATCCAGCTTCACCATGCCCGTGTCGTCCTCCAGCTCATTGGTGACCTCGCACTCATACCGCCCATAATCCTGCAGGGTGACGTTGCGGATGATGAGGGAGGCATCCCCTGCCCCGTCCTCCTGCAGCGCCGTGCGCCCCCGGTAGCTCCCAAAGGCTCTGCGCTCCTTCCCCATGGCCACAAAGACATCCACGAAAGACATTGGGTCCATCACTTTGGTCCACTTGAGACGGATCTCGGCGGGGTCATGGGCTGACACGTCATAGTGGTACCGGCAGGGGAGGATGATGGTCCCACCCCGGTGGGTGACCACCTTCCCTGGCGCGGTCTGGACGACCACGGCCCCGCTCTCATCCTCTGCACACAGACACAAAGGCTAGCTGTGGCTTTGGGGGGGAcacacccctcctccagccagcacaccaccccctgccctgccctgccacaccaAACCACAAACCAACCAGGATGGTCTGACCGGTTTTTTCCATCTCAACCTCTCAGGTTGCTTGGAAATGAGAGAGTCGCCGCTTCTCCATGTCACATGTGTTGTGAGGCGTCTGCCCTAGGATGGGCAGTGGCACTGGGGGAACATTATGATGTGACATCTAAACGTTCATGGAGGGTGTCCATCTGTCACACGGCCAGTCTCTAGAGAGCTGGCCGGAGACAAATGGACCCAACCTTAGGAAAAGCTTGTGTCCATTGTCAGCGATTCAGCTCCTTGCTGGATGCTGGGGGTGGTGGCTTTTGGAAGCAGGAATCCACCCCTGTGGATGAGCCTCAAATTTCCAGAGAGAGGAAATAAATCTTCCTTTTTATTGAGGAAGAAAACAAGGTGATTCATGTTCCCTTGGCTGCTCATCTGGGTCTCTCTGACTCCACTTCTTTCTGCATCACACTCCCTCGCTCACCGGCTGGCCTTGGCTATACTAGGAAATTGCACCCGTTTAACTAAATTGATATTAAATGTCACTGAATGGAGCTAAAGAGAGAGAACCAGATTGAGACTGATTGGAATGCATCTGCATTAGGGGCTTGACGAAGGCACCTGGGCttgtgctgcaggcagcaggctgcGATTCCAGAAATCTGGGTCCATTTCCCAGCTATGCCACAGACTCCGTGTGTGATCTTGGCCAAGGCCCTTAATGCCCTTGTGCCTCAGAACCCACATCctctgtctgtttagactgtcaACAATTTGGGGCAAggcctgtctctcactgtgtctgtacagcacccagcaccacgGCTGCCCAGTCTTGGCTGAGGCCTCTTTAGCTCATCCATTGTAGTATAACAGCCTACTAGTAGTAGCTGTTGATGGAGTTACTCTCCTAGCTCAGGAGACAGAGAGGTGTGTGCTGAAGGCCTGGGTTCAAACCTTGCTAATGCCCTATGGTGGGGACCGGGAATTTATTAACCCTTCTGGACCTGGTACAATCCTGGCAGCACAAAGGAGAAATCAGGGTGAGGGGGAGCGAGAGGAACCCCGTCTGAGAGGCTGAACAAAGGCACTGCTTGCCGGAGGCCTCAATCCTATTGACAAAGCAGCATCCCCATAACAACATGGAGGGAAGGTGCTCACTCCCAGTGGTGGAGCCTGTCACACAGCAGAGCCAGGGTGGCTGGGCACGTTAACGTCACGTCCCTCCCAGGAGTCATTCGTGCAGGCAGGTCATTCCCAAGCAGGGTCCCACAGGCTGTGGGTTCAGACAGTGGACTTGCACTGCAGATTCAGCACCCAGCTAATGCAGTCCCAAGCtgggtcctggctctgccaacAGAATGGGAGGGGGGCAAAAACCTGCCCAAGAGCCATTATTACCGGGGTCACACTGTATAGGAAGGGTCCAGTTATAAATAGTTTGTCAAGGGTTATTAAATGAGCAGTAGATGCTTTAATATACGGTTAAGGGATTGTTCTTAGAGTCCAACAGGTCAATACGTTACTTGGAACCAGAGTTTACAGCCAGCTATAACACGACGAAGGGTGTGCTCAGAACCAGAAATGGCTGGAAAACGAGTTTcaatttcatgaaaaattttgagataaaaaaataaaattcagctcAAATTGGGACCAAAAGCCAAAATTTTGAATTTGTgcattaaattaaatttttaaaaaattcatttttggtcagttgaaacatttccttttgtttttgaccgttttttaattattactttTAATTTGTGCTTGTTGTTTAACTTGCACAAAAAGTCACTTTGAAATGGCAAATCAAAACTTcctcttttgaaaatatcaatGATTTGAgagcaggtttttaaaaaaaaaattcaaaaagaaaCTTTGTCAGAATGCTACAATTTCATGGGAAAATCTGGTTTCATCAGAATgacattttccaaaggaaaactggtttgacaaaaaaaataaaattgaccaGTCCTTAGAACCACTTGTACCAGCCAACTGCCACTCCCACTGTCACGCAAAGCACTTGCTGGGCGGGTGATATTCTTATAACATCTCACGTTCCTGTATAAACCCTTTATAAACACAACCTTCCTATAAAGTGAGACCAGTACCTGTAGCCAAGCGGTCCCTAGAGACCTCAGCTGGCCTGTTGTGTAGGAGACAaaggctgcacagacacacagtgagacactccctgcccccaaacatGTTACAGACTAAATACatgaaaggtgggaggggaaaccgaggcaccaagcagggaagtgacttgccaaggtctCGCAGTAGGTCCGGAATAGAACCTGGGTCT
The sequence above is a segment of the Gopherus evgoodei ecotype Sinaloan lineage chromosome 22, rGopEvg1_v1.p, whole genome shotgun sequence genome. Coding sequences within it:
- the HAPLN4 gene encoding hyaluronan and proteoglycan link protein 4, coding for MTQPMFHAATLVLLIAVLSSPPALSERGRKKVVHVSEDESGAVVVQTAPGKVVTHRGGTIILPCRYHYDVSAHDPAEIRLKWTKVMDPMSFVDVFVAMGKERRAFGSYRGRTALQEDGAGDASLIIRNVTLQDYGRYECEVTNELEDDTGMVKLDLEGVIFPYHPRLGRYTLNYHEAQEACLAQDGILASYDQLHKAWLEGMDWCNAGWLEDGSVQYPISRPRDECGRKDTPVGVRTYGYRHKDDERYDAFCFTSNLNGKVYFLKTYRKLSYSEALQACKKNGAKVAKVGQLYAAWKIQLLDRCEAGWVEDGSVRYPIVNPRARCGGQEPGVRNLGFPDKKYKLFGVYCYRKGSEGPPKKGSEEPGKWGPLQV